A DNA window from Eikenella exigua contains the following coding sequences:
- a CDS encoding PilN domain-containing protein encodes MIPLIQLNMLPYREEQDKQKKAQFTRLMVFSGLIGVGLLVFTYVSLSGLILNQESRNRQLTAGIEQLDIQIKEVETLEAEKRDFLARKAKVEELENKRFEAARMIDSLNTVAPEGIYLTGIKAKDVSTYTLSGKATSDSKIADLMRVIPSTNVFGQPSLDRINKVESVQEFELTVAVSASAPMNGDYANVAPVVMSSEAASVASDVSASIPNTPVAPASSATATSSPAN; translated from the coding sequence ATGATTCCATTGATTCAACTGAATATGCTCCCTTATCGTGAGGAGCAGGATAAGCAGAAAAAAGCTCAGTTTACCAGGCTGATGGTATTTTCCGGTTTGATAGGAGTTGGTTTGTTGGTGTTTACTTATGTATCGCTTAGCGGCTTGATTTTGAACCAAGAGTCCCGCAATCGGCAGTTAACTGCTGGTATCGAGCAACTAGATATTCAAATCAAGGAAGTAGAAACCTTGGAAGCTGAGAAACGTGACTTCTTGGCTCGGAAAGCCAAAGTAGAAGAACTGGAAAATAAACGTTTTGAAGCGGCTAGGATGATTGATTCTCTGAATACTGTTGCACCTGAAGGTATTTACCTTACAGGGATTAAGGCAAAAGATGTCAGTACTTATACCCTGTCAGGCAAAGCTACCAGCGATAGCAAAATTGCCGATCTCATGCGTGTGATCCCGAGTACCAATGTATTTGGTCAGCCCTCATTAGATCGCATCAATAAAGTAGAATCAGTGCAAGAATTTGAATTGACCGTAGCAGTTTCTGCTTCTGCACCGATGAATGGCGACTATGCGAATGTTGCTCCTGTTGTGATGTCGTCAGAGGCTGCTTCTGTTGCCAGCGACGTTTCTGCATCAATACCTAATACGCCTGTAGCGCCTGCGTCATCTGCTACAGCCACTTCCTCCCCTGCGAATTAA
- a CDS encoding pilus assembly protein PilP, whose translation MKKNILRFLAIIFLLTACSLAEGDLQQWMDNARAEAKNKVRQPQVPTISKSPEYIDPVINGLNIFDSKRLRVNQQSGINAPNPDRPKEILENFSLESLRYVGSIKRGGQVSAFVEAGGHTYTVHVGNYLGQNYGQITAITPDKLILSEVTEDSYGAWQRRTAELELNTTPDASNQSKPN comes from the coding sequence ATGAAGAAAAATATACTAAGGTTCTTAGCTATTATTTTTTTGCTGACGGCCTGTTCTTTGGCAGAGGGTGATTTGCAGCAGTGGATGGATAACGCCCGGGCGGAAGCAAAAAATAAAGTTCGTCAACCTCAGGTACCAACTATTTCAAAGTCGCCTGAGTATATAGATCCTGTTATTAATGGTTTGAATATATTTGATTCAAAGCGGCTTCGTGTGAATCAGCAATCAGGTATTAATGCTCCGAACCCCGATAGGCCAAAAGAGATTTTGGAGAACTTTAGTTTGGAAAGCTTGCGTTATGTGGGCTCTATTAAGCGGGGTGGGCAGGTTTCTGCTTTTGTTGAAGCCGGTGGGCATACCTATACCGTACATGTTGGCAATTATCTCGGTCAAAACTACGGACAAATTACAGCTATTACGCCGGATAAGCTGATTTTATCGGAGGTAACTGAAGACAGCTATGGTGCATGGCAACGTCGAACAGCGGAGTTGGAACTGAACACAACTCCAGATGCTTCTAATCAATCAAAACCTAATTAA
- the aroB gene encoding 3-dehydroquinate synthase, translated as MQTLHVHTPGHSYPIHIGFRLLDNLAEHIRPHISSKAAIISNQTVAPLYLAPVEAACRQLGISTCSIILPDGEQYKNNESLQQIYTGLLQHHADRRTTILALGGGVIGDLAGFAAATYQRGIPFIQIPTTLLSQVDSSVGGKTGINHSLGKNMIGAFYQPQAVIADIATLQTLPPREFSGGLAEVIKYALLRDIDFLARLEQTMPSIMQQEQTALADTIRHCCQMKAHIVEQDEKEQGIRALLNLGHTFGHAIETQMGYGNWLHGEAVAAGMVLAARLSEHKGYLKTADTERIIRLLQAAQLPVAPPEFAIDTWLAHMQHDKKNQAGQIRLVILKQLGQAAVEAGFSREDMAALLQSI; from the coding sequence ATGCAAACTCTGCACGTCCATACCCCCGGCCACAGCTACCCCATCCACATCGGCTTTCGCCTGCTTGATAATCTGGCCGAACACATCCGCCCACACATTAGCAGCAAAGCCGCCATCATCAGCAACCAGACCGTTGCCCCGCTCTACCTTGCTCCTGTTGAAGCCGCCTGCCGACAACTCGGCATTAGCACCTGTAGCATCATCCTGCCCGACGGCGAACAATACAAAAATAACGAATCTCTCCAGCAAATCTACACTGGATTGTTGCAGCACCATGCCGACCGCCGTACCACCATCCTCGCTCTCGGCGGCGGCGTAATCGGCGACCTTGCCGGTTTTGCTGCCGCTACCTACCAGCGCGGCATCCCCTTCATTCAAATTCCCACCACCCTGCTCAGCCAAGTCGATTCATCCGTGGGTGGGAAAACCGGTATCAACCATTCCCTCGGCAAAAACATGATCGGCGCGTTTTACCAGCCCCAAGCCGTCATTGCCGATATTGCCACCCTACAAACCCTTCCTCCGCGCGAATTTTCCGGTGGCTTGGCCGAAGTCATCAAATACGCCCTGCTCAGAGACATTGATTTTCTCGCCCGACTCGAACAAACCATGCCCAGCATTATGCAGCAAGAGCAAACCGCTCTCGCTGATACCATCCGCCACTGCTGCCAAATGAAAGCGCACATCGTTGAGCAGGACGAAAAAGAACAGGGCATCCGAGCCCTGCTCAACCTCGGCCACACCTTTGGCCATGCCATCGAAACCCAAATGGGCTATGGCAACTGGTTGCATGGCGAAGCTGTGGCTGCCGGCATGGTGCTTGCTGCGCGACTTTCCGAGCATAAAGGCTACCTGAAAACCGCCGACACCGAACGCATCATCCGCCTGCTGCAAGCCGCACAATTGCCCGTTGCACCGCCGGAGTTTGCGATTGATACCTGGCTTGCCCACATGCAGCATGACAAAAAAAATCAAGCCGGCCAAATCCGTCTTGTTATTCTCAAACAGCTCGGCCAAGCTGCAGTGGAAGCTGGCTTCAGCCGTGAAGACATGGCAGCCTTGCTGCAAAGCATCTGA
- a CDS encoding type 4a pilus biogenesis protein PilO codes for MAQKIDLNTLYKQNKLVQLGAGIVIVILLLVAGYFVLFKEQWEEFETLQQKEEQLKQDYQSKADQAANLPVLKDELEKIRTAFNVLLKQLPTDAEIPNLIQELHQAGAKNSMRMNSVKPLPPVDLDNVQQLPYEISISGNYDQIAQFIRDVGRLSRIVTLDKINLAPADAKDSNGVLTLTANANTYKALAQSEVAAASAASQAE; via the coding sequence ATGGCACAAAAAATTGACCTTAACACCCTATATAAACAGAACAAGCTGGTTCAGCTTGGGGCTGGTATTGTTATTGTTATTCTTCTTTTAGTTGCAGGCTACTTTGTTTTGTTTAAAGAGCAGTGGGAAGAGTTTGAAACCTTGCAGCAGAAAGAAGAGCAGTTGAAGCAGGACTATCAGAGTAAAGCTGATCAAGCGGCTAATCTGCCGGTTTTGAAAGATGAATTGGAAAAAATCCGAACTGCATTTAATGTGTTGCTGAAGCAGCTGCCAACTGATGCAGAAATTCCGAACCTGATTCAGGAGCTGCATCAAGCTGGGGCCAAAAACAGTATGCGGATGAATAGTGTGAAGCCTCTGCCCCCAGTGGATCTTGATAACGTACAACAATTGCCTTATGAGATTTCCATTTCGGGAAATTATGATCAAATTGCACAATTTATACGTGATGTGGGTCGTCTGTCCCGTATCGTAACTTTGGATAAGATCAATCTTGCTCCTGCAGATGCAAAAGATAGTAATGGCGTACTCACTTTGACTGCTAATGCTAATACCTATAAGGCGTTGGCGCAGAGTGAGGTGGCTGCTGCATCAGCTGCATCACAAGCTGAATGA
- a CDS encoding penicillin-binding protein 1A has translation MFRKIFKTVFGLLLGLALFGIGLLAIAVLATYPKLPSLEIVTNYQPRMPLTIYSSDGKLIGMYGEERRAFTKIDEFPPILINAVIAAEDKRFYQHWGVDVTGVARALIGNFRAGGVQSGASTITQQVARNFYLTNERSYRRKFNEALLAYKIEQSLSKQQILELYFNQIYLGQRAYGFAAASQIYFNKPVKELTLAEATILAGLPKAPSSFNPIVNPERARLRQRYILNNMVEEKMITPAERDQALAEELHYRRQQVEIDQNSLYVAEMVRQEMYDRYGEDAYTQGFRVYTTVSSESQRVATLALRRALKGFGLGAYRGAEAFIDLKTIEADALDENLDQYLDTVYTVAGLQPAVVLQANRSSIEAYTQGGNRIKISGNALNYVARTINNGKDNAIRPGAVIRVRKLDRGWQISQMPELQGAFVALDSKTGAIRALVGGFDFHSKSFNRATQAERQPGSTFKPFVYSAALAKGMTAATTINDAPIELPGMGSGGRPWRPKNSDGRYSGFITLRQALTASKNMVSIRIVMALGVHEVHQYVQRFGFNARQVPDSLSMALGSGVATPLQMAQAYAVFANGGYKVSPYVIDRIENNQGRLHAQMKPLVAGESAPQVIDPRNAYIMYTIMQDVVRRGTGARANALGRRDIAGKTGTTNENKDAWFAGFNPDLVGVVYIGFDKPRSMGRAGFGGTIALPVWVEYMRYALKGVPQTGMPMPAKIVRNGGEYFLQEQQSTSPRLAIDNRGATPDAEDIQAAGGDPVIPEETAVEPVQPQNGGGGAVPSQEIDALF, from the coding sequence ATGTTTAGAAAAATATTTAAAACTGTCTTTGGATTATTATTGGGGCTAGCCTTGTTCGGTATCGGATTGCTGGCTATTGCAGTTTTAGCAACCTACCCGAAACTACCCAGCTTAGAGATAGTAACAAATTATCAACCCAGGATGCCGCTAACTATTTATTCATCAGATGGCAAGCTCATCGGCATGTATGGCGAAGAGCGCCGTGCGTTTACTAAAATCGACGAATTCCCACCGATATTGATCAATGCCGTTATCGCTGCAGAAGATAAACGCTTCTATCAACACTGGGGGGTAGACGTTACTGGCGTGGCGCGTGCTCTGATTGGCAACTTCCGTGCCGGCGGTGTGCAATCTGGTGCCAGTACTATTACCCAGCAGGTAGCCCGCAACTTTTACCTCACCAACGAGCGCAGCTACCGCCGTAAGTTCAATGAGGCATTATTGGCCTACAAAATCGAGCAATCGCTAAGCAAACAACAGATTTTGGAGCTGTATTTCAACCAAATCTACTTGGGTCAGCGTGCCTACGGCTTTGCTGCCGCTTCGCAGATTTACTTCAATAAGCCAGTTAAAGAACTGACTTTGGCCGAAGCCACCATCCTGGCCGGCCTGCCTAAAGCACCTTCTTCTTTCAACCCGATCGTGAACCCCGAACGTGCCCGTTTGCGCCAGCGTTATATTCTCAACAATATGGTTGAAGAAAAGATGATTACGCCCGCGGAACGTGACCAAGCGCTGGCTGAAGAATTGCATTACCGACGCCAACAGGTAGAGATTGACCAAAACTCTCTATATGTAGCTGAAATGGTTCGCCAAGAAATGTACGATCGATACGGCGAAGATGCCTATACTCAAGGCTTCCGTGTGTACACCACCGTTAGCTCAGAAAGCCAAAGAGTGGCCACCCTAGCCCTGCGCCGTGCCCTGAAAGGCTTCGGGCTGGGTGCTTATCGTGGTGCAGAAGCATTTATCGATTTAAAAACGATAGAAGCCGACGCCTTGGATGAAAACCTAGATCAATATCTGGATACAGTTTACACTGTAGCTGGTCTACAACCGGCTGTGGTGTTGCAAGCCAACCGCTCTTCGATAGAGGCCTACACACAAGGCGGCAACCGCATCAAAATCAGCGGCAATGCACTCAACTATGTAGCGCGTACTATCAACAACGGTAAAGACAATGCCATCCGCCCCGGTGCGGTTATCCGCGTGCGCAAACTCGATCGCGGCTGGCAAATCAGCCAAATGCCCGAGCTGCAAGGCGCATTTGTGGCATTAGACAGCAAAACTGGCGCCATCCGCGCCTTGGTGGGCGGTTTCGACTTCCATAGTAAGAGCTTCAACCGTGCCACTCAGGCCGAGCGCCAGCCCGGATCTACCTTCAAGCCCTTTGTGTACTCCGCTGCTTTGGCCAAAGGGATGACTGCCGCCACCACCATCAATGATGCCCCGATCGAATTGCCCGGCATGGGTAGCGGCGGCCGTCCGTGGCGTCCGAAAAACTCTGATGGCCGCTACTCTGGCTTCATCACCCTACGCCAGGCGCTTACTGCGTCTAAAAATATGGTTTCTATCCGCATCGTGATGGCACTCGGTGTGCACGAAGTGCATCAATACGTACAGCGTTTCGGCTTCAATGCCCGCCAGGTTCCCGATTCGCTGTCTATGGCCTTGGGTAGTGGCGTGGCTACCCCGCTGCAAATGGCGCAGGCCTATGCCGTATTTGCCAACGGCGGCTATAAAGTATCGCCCTATGTGATTGACCGTATTGAAAATAACCAAGGCCGTCTGCATGCCCAGATGAAACCTTTGGTGGCCGGCGAAAGCGCGCCGCAGGTTATTGATCCGCGCAACGCCTACATCATGTATACCATCATGCAAGACGTGGTGCGCCGAGGTACCGGTGCCCGCGCCAACGCACTGGGCCGACGTGATATTGCCGGTAAAACCGGTACCACCAACGAAAACAAAGATGCCTGGTTTGCCGGTTTCAATCCCGACTTGGTGGGCGTGGTGTATATCGGTTTCGACAAACCGCGCAGCATGGGCCGCGCCGGCTTTGGCGGCACGATCGCCCTGCCCGTATGGGTGGAATACATGCGCTACGCACTCAAAGGAGTACCGCAAACAGGCATGCCGATGCCCGCGAAGATTGTCCGCAATGGCGGCGAATACTTCCTGCAAGAGCAGCAGAGCACCAGCCCGCGCCTGGCTATCGACAACCGTGGCGCCACTCCTGATGCCGAAGATATCCAAGCCGCAGGCGGCGATCCGGTGATCCCGGAAGAAACCGCGGTAGAGCCGGTACAGCCGCAAAACGGCGGTGGTGGCGCAGTACCCTCGCAAGAGATTGACGCTCTGTTCTAA
- a CDS encoding CPBP family intramembrane glutamic endopeptidase, translating to MRQTYRPLTFFSLSLLIPWLLWFTAAYISHHQPSKAMLYVQIGLGIAGLVSPMLLALWLLRSNPSLRVDAANRLLKLGGFPKRYLLCTLLLLPFTLILAQFISLLFGHSMAQFHISGNPSFSSAMVSPWLLLISAAIIEELAWHSYGTDALLSRFSMFTASMIFTVYWALWHLPLAFIQGYYHSQVVAEGALYTANFVFSMIVFVLLSNWLYLKSGRSILIAVLFHLSANLGNEIFATHPDSKIIQTGLLLILILWIITKDKALFFSKP from the coding sequence ATGCGACAAACCTACCGCCCCCTCACCTTCTTCTCCCTTTCCCTGCTCATTCCCTGGCTATTGTGGTTCACCGCCGCCTATATTAGCCATCATCAGCCTTCGAAGGCCATGCTATATGTACAAATCGGCTTAGGCATAGCCGGGCTGGTATCGCCAATGTTGCTGGCGTTATGGCTGCTGCGAAGCAACCCGAGCTTACGTGTCGATGCTGCCAACCGGCTGTTGAAGCTGGGCGGTTTTCCCAAACGCTATCTGCTGTGCACTCTTCTGCTCCTGCCATTCACCTTGATATTGGCACAATTCATCTCCCTGCTGTTTGGCCACAGCATGGCGCAATTCCACATCTCCGGCAACCCCTCATTCAGCTCGGCTATGGTCTCGCCGTGGCTCCTCCTCATTTCTGCTGCCATCATTGAAGAACTGGCCTGGCACAGCTATGGCACCGATGCATTATTGAGCCGATTCAGTATGTTCACCGCCTCCATGATCTTTACCGTATATTGGGCGCTGTGGCATCTGCCGCTGGCCTTTATTCAAGGCTACTACCATAGCCAAGTGGTGGCTGAAGGCGCGCTATATACCGCCAATTTTGTGTTCAGCATGATTGTATTCGTGTTGCTTTCCAACTGGCTGTATCTGAAAAGCGGCCGCAGTATCCTGATTGCTGTGTTGTTCCACCTATCTGCCAACCTCGGCAACGAAATTTTTGCCACTCATCCCGATAGCAAAATCATCCAAACTGGTTTGCTGCTTATATTGATCCTCTGGATTATTACCAAAGACAAAGCCTTATTTTTCAGCAAACCTTAA
- the pilM gene encoding type IV pilus biogenesis protein PilM, producing MRILKKPRKSKQKTKISFGSKGCLGVDITPTAINMVHLVGSVPGNLRLENYTIQPLPKGVIINGNIEDHDQLVSYLQQAYQQLGSGCKNVTAALPQALTNIQTITYDVRSSDLPIDEFVELEASQTIGSDNLSYDFQVTAELQNGNVQEIVMAAAKRDDVDLRTDLFSDADIPLTQMDVDTFAVVNAFSVWIDQFAPDLEHQKLAIFHVDEDQTKALILQNGNLVYKQETNFGNKQLTHNIQRQYKLSEDDAWSMRFKSNKPADFQGAVADHFNSQLTQEIQRVLQFYYTTVSSDYQDSIKHILISGCPFMQPFGLAKSVYAQTNISTQQVEPIASTRGSKQTETSKFNLESGQLTVAFGLAVRGL from the coding sequence ATGCGAATATTAAAAAAACCAAGAAAATCAAAACAAAAGACTAAAATATCTTTTGGCAGTAAAGGCTGCTTGGGCGTGGATATTACGCCAACCGCCATTAATATGGTACATCTTGTTGGCAGCGTTCCGGGTAATCTTCGGTTGGAAAATTACACCATCCAGCCCCTACCTAAAGGCGTTATTATAAACGGCAACATCGAAGATCATGACCAACTCGTGTCATATTTACAACAAGCTTACCAACAGCTCGGTAGTGGTTGCAAGAATGTAACAGCAGCCTTGCCGCAAGCTCTAACCAACATACAAACGATTACTTATGATGTTCGTAGTTCTGATTTGCCGATAGATGAGTTCGTTGAACTGGAAGCCAGCCAAACCATCGGCTCCGATAATCTGAGCTATGATTTCCAAGTTACTGCTGAATTGCAAAACGGTAATGTGCAGGAAATCGTGATGGCCGCCGCCAAGCGCGACGATGTGGATTTGCGCACAGACTTGTTCTCGGATGCTGATATTCCATTGACACAAATGGATGTGGATACTTTCGCTGTTGTAAATGCTTTCTCTGTTTGGATCGATCAATTCGCTCCCGATTTGGAACATCAAAAACTGGCTATCTTCCATGTAGATGAAGATCAGACCAAAGCTTTGATCCTCCAAAATGGCAATCTTGTTTATAAACAAGAAACCAATTTTGGCAACAAGCAGCTGACCCACAATATCCAGCGCCAATATAAATTGAGCGAGGATGATGCGTGGAGTATGCGTTTCAAAAGCAATAAGCCCGCAGATTTCCAAGGCGCAGTAGCTGATCACTTTAATAGTCAGCTTACTCAGGAAATCCAAAGGGTTCTGCAATTCTATTACACCACGGTTAGCAGTGATTACCAAGATAGCATTAAGCACATCTTGATTTCTGGATGTCCGTTTATGCAGCCTTTCGGTCTTGCAAAAAGCGTGTACGCTCAAACAAATATCTCTACTCAACAAGTGGAGCCTATTGCTAGCACACGAGGCAGCAAACAAACCGAAACTTCGAAATTTAATTTGGAATCCGGGCAACTAACTGTTGCATTTGGATTGGCTGTAAGAGGATTGTAA
- the pilQ gene encoding type IV pilus secretin family protein: MKIKKLQYLTALGMGLAMQGVLAGNITDINVSALPNNQKVIKIHFDRDVLKPSGFITTTPARIALDFQNTGANLSQPVLQYNDSLLSQIAVAQDGNKTRVLLNLNRPGQYNAEIKGNEVWIYLNESGQASSAAARTTAPNNQIQQESLGVTESKPAAGQTALGSNTANVAVDFHKGANNSGVIEINTAGYRGTPEIKQRSNNLVILLKNNQLPIAAQRNLDVTDFSTPVRTISLRRLGNDTEITIKNQGGWEHKTSQSAGRYTITVSPKSVVAEGGINRNRNRNFTGKRVSLDFQDVDVRTILQILAKESNMNIVASDSVSGKMTLSLKDVPWDQALDLVMQSRGLESRRNGNIIRVAPADEFREIDLKALEGAKRIEELGPLVSRTFQLKYKDVNEFRKILNINENGGSNNSNNSNSLLSSRGSAVIDPATNTLIIKDNQNVIKEFERLIEQLDVPARQVMIEARIVEAKDGFSRALGVKFGYDRKFGSTRVGSGLGGGSSTTGNIFNLAPNVNLPAASATSSLTIVRALSSGALGLELTAMQEQNRGKIISSPRVLTQDRKEATIKAGLEIPYQEASSSGATSTSFKEAVLGLTVTPQITPDGNVIMDIKLNKDSVDQGCSVLGTPCISTKELTTRAMVEDGGTIILGGIYEEDNSNTQYKVPLLGDIPLVGPLFRGTKRNNEKNELLIFITPRIMGSEGNVLRY; encoded by the coding sequence ATGAAAATCAAAAAACTGCAATATCTAACTGCTTTAGGTATGGGCTTGGCCATGCAAGGCGTACTAGCTGGTAATATTACAGATATTAATGTCTCTGCTTTGCCAAATAATCAAAAAGTTATCAAAATCCATTTCGATCGGGATGTGTTGAAGCCTAGCGGTTTCATTACTACTACGCCTGCTCGTATTGCTTTGGATTTCCAAAATACCGGTGCTAATCTTAGCCAACCGGTACTTCAATATAATGACTCCTTGCTCAGCCAAATCGCAGTTGCTCAAGACGGCAATAAGACCCGTGTTTTGCTCAACTTAAACAGACCAGGGCAATACAATGCTGAAATCAAAGGTAACGAAGTTTGGATTTATCTGAACGAGTCTGGTCAAGCATCTTCTGCAGCTGCCAGAACTACTGCACCCAACAACCAGATTCAGCAAGAGTCTCTGGGTGTAACTGAGAGTAAGCCTGCCGCAGGACAAACTGCTCTTGGCAGCAATACTGCAAACGTAGCAGTTGATTTTCACAAAGGTGCAAATAATTCAGGTGTGATTGAAATTAATACCGCCGGCTATCGTGGCACTCCTGAAATCAAACAACGTTCAAATAACCTGGTTATTTTACTGAAAAATAACCAATTGCCGATTGCTGCTCAGCGCAATTTGGATGTGACCGATTTCAGCACACCGGTTCGGACTATCAGTTTGCGCCGTTTAGGTAACGATACTGAGATTACCATTAAAAATCAAGGCGGCTGGGAGCATAAAACCAGCCAGTCTGCTGGTCGGTATACTATTACCGTTTCTCCCAAATCTGTAGTGGCCGAAGGTGGTATCAACCGTAATCGCAACCGTAACTTTACCGGAAAACGTGTTTCTTTAGATTTCCAAGACGTAGATGTGCGTACCATTCTGCAAATTTTAGCTAAAGAATCCAATATGAACATTGTGGCTAGTGACAGTGTTTCTGGCAAGATGACCTTGTCATTAAAAGATGTGCCTTGGGATCAGGCTTTGGACTTGGTAATGCAATCACGCGGGCTAGAGTCACGTCGTAACGGTAATATTATCCGTGTTGCTCCTGCTGATGAATTTCGAGAAATTGATCTTAAAGCTTTGGAAGGTGCTAAACGTATCGAAGAGCTTGGTCCGCTGGTGTCTCGTACATTTCAGTTGAAGTATAAAGATGTTAATGAATTCCGCAAAATTTTGAATATTAATGAGAATGGTGGATCCAATAACAGTAATAACAGTAACTCTTTATTGAGCAGTCGTGGTTCTGCTGTTATTGATCCGGCTACTAATACTTTGATTATTAAGGATAATCAAAACGTTATTAAAGAGTTTGAGCGATTAATTGAACAGTTGGATGTTCCTGCCCGTCAAGTGATGATTGAGGCTCGTATTGTTGAAGCTAAAGATGGCTTCTCCCGTGCATTGGGTGTGAAATTTGGTTATGATCGTAAATTCGGCTCAACCCGAGTAGGTAGTGGTTTGGGTGGGGGCTCCAGCACCACCGGTAACATCTTTAACCTTGCTCCGAACGTGAATCTGCCGGCAGCATCTGCGACTTCTTCGCTGACCATTGTTCGTGCCTTGTCTTCCGGTGCACTTGGTTTGGAGTTGACTGCCATGCAGGAGCAAAACCGTGGCAAGATTATTTCTAGTCCGCGCGTGCTGACTCAAGACCGTAAAGAAGCAACCATTAAAGCTGGTCTGGAAATTCCTTACCAAGAAGCTTCTTCCAGTGGTGCTACCAGTACCAGCTTCAAAGAAGCTGTATTGGGCTTGACCGTTACTCCGCAAATCACGCCTGATGGCAATGTGATTATGGATATCAAGCTGAATAAAGACTCTGTGGATCAGGGTTGTAGCGTATTAGGCACTCCGTGTATCAGCACCAAAGAGCTGACTACCCGTGCCATGGTAGAAGATGGTGGCACTATTATCTTGGGTGGTATCTATGAGGAAGACAACTCCAATACTCAGTATAAAGTACCGTTGTTGGGTGATATTCCGCTCGTTGGCCCCTTGTTCCGTGGTACTAAGCGCAACAATGAGAAAAACGAATTACTGATCTTCATCACCCCGAGAATCATGGGCAGTGAAGGTAACGTTCTGCGCTACTAA
- a CDS encoding shikimate kinase: protein MPAMVSMAGNIFFIGLMGAGKTTHGKQLAALLQRDFIDSDQLICQRTGVSIPTIFELEGDSGFRKREAAIINELTRRHPIILATGGGAVLSPDNRRCLHTRGTVIYLHATPEILYRRIQYDKNRPLLQVADPLDKLQTSYQQRDPLYRETAHLIFNIPPQHSCPRITKQLLQLIQQHSQENR from the coding sequence ATGCCTGCCATGGTATCCATGGCAGGCAATATTTTTTTCATCGGATTGATGGGTGCGGGTAAGACCACGCATGGGAAGCAGTTGGCAGCGTTGCTGCAACGCGATTTTATCGATAGCGACCAACTGATTTGCCAACGCACTGGCGTTTCTATCCCCACTATTTTCGAGCTGGAAGGGGATAGTGGTTTTCGTAAGCGCGAAGCTGCCATTATTAACGAACTTACCCGCCGCCATCCCATCATCCTTGCCACAGGTGGTGGAGCTGTCTTGTCTCCCGACAATCGCCGTTGTCTGCATACGCGCGGCACAGTGATCTATTTGCACGCTACCCCAGAAATTCTATACCGGCGCATCCAATACGACAAAAACCGCCCCCTGTTGCAGGTAGCCGACCCACTCGACAAGCTGCAAACATCCTACCAACAGCGCGACCCGCTCTACCGCGAAACCGCCCACCTCATTTTCAATATTCCGCCGCAACACTCCTGCCCGCGAATCACCAAGCAACTGTTGCAGCTGATTCAACAACATAGCCAAGAAAACCGATGA